The Anas platyrhynchos isolate ZD024472 breed Pekin duck chromosome 1, IASCAAS_PekinDuck_T2T, whole genome shotgun sequence genomic sequence ATTTATGAAGTTTCCCAtccataaaaagaaaacagaagaattatCTTTCTTTTACTGTATACTGTGTCCTAAGGCTAAAACAGACATCATAAAacccttcatttttattattttcctcataTGCTGTGCTTAATCAGAACTTTGTTGAGGATAGGGGGTTTCAGCAGTATAAAAACAATAAGAATTAGAGGAGTAAGAAACTTTTGGTTTTGAGCAAAGAGAGCTGGAAAACAGGACTATTCGTGCACAGGAAATTTTGTCATTTCAAAATGTGGTTTCAATCTGAATCAGAACAAAACCCCAAGAAGTTTCCAAATTCCCCTTGAAATGGAAATTCTGAGAATTTTGACCTGGAAACGCTGAAGCAGGGTGTTTCTGATACCCTCCTCCTTGCCCTAGACCCTCTGGGCGAAAGCAACCTTCTTGTCAGCTTGCAGTAGCACCACGACCAGCTTCCCTGAGGACGTGGGAGGCTTCCTGGGGACACCAATGGTGCCACCTCCCCTGGAGCCTCTCCAATATCACTGGGCTCTGAGCATTGCTCTGGGAGCCCTCATCCCATCAGGACTTCTTGGGCATTGCACAGCGGGGTCCTGGCATGCAACTTGCGCAAGCAGCATGTAGAGCAGGTGGTTGAAGGGCTTTTTTAGGATAAGCAGGGGAAGGTGTAGCATGTTGACAGGATAGAAGACCCAGTTTTGGGTCTTGAAAGTGGCTCAAACAATTTATGCAGAAGCATTAGCCCTGCAGCAACGCTGTTCTGCCCTGCGGTCATGGGCTGCATCCTACAGGGACCTGGTTAGGGCAACACTCCTGGGGGCTCTGCACTGAAAGGACCATATCTAGTATgggtgttaaaaataaaacctagcTAGGGGATGTCTTCCCCGAGTGTCTCCTGCAGAAAGGCtggaggagaaaagagagaattaGAAACCTGGAGATGACTGATAGAACTGGTGCTTGCTGAGTCCACAAGTCTTAGCTCAAACGCCTTCACAGCCCCCAGGTGAGCACGTATTTGCCCTGCCACACTGTTATTCctacagaaaacataaaaatctaGAAAGAGTGGGTGGCTGAAGTGTTAAGACTGTGACTGAGAGGCGGATCTGTACTGTTTCACTGCCTCCTTGCACTCTCAGTCTTGCCTTGCATCTTCTCAGTTGTCTATGATATGGGCCATTTTTGGCCACTGAACTGTACCTGTGCATAAGGTCCCTAGCTCCTGTTGTTTTGTAATAATAGTTTATTAttgtaatttttgtttattatagttttatataatatatataagtttatatatttttataagttTATTATTGTAGTTTATCACATaacataatatttattataataataatttatttgtcactgcaaccaaaaaaaaatcacacaaatttAAACTTAAGAAATTATTCTGCCTTAGGGTGGTAGGCAATGTTTTTAATAAGGTTTCTTCACTGATACATTTACACAGGTGAGTAACAGGTTCTGAAAATCTTGATGACTTTGAGGCTGGGGTTCGGCTCAGCCTCTGACACCCCTAGGTGTCTTGGATCCTGGCAGATTTCTACATTTAGGCAACCAGATCAAATGTTAGGTGTTTCTGTGTGAGCTATTGTCTAAGCTTGCAGTAGAGTCAATGTAGATCTAGCTGATGCTGTCCATAGGGGCTGGAAAACTATTCTGCCTGGTTGAATATCTGCATTTAATAGCCAAAACTCTCTAGACTTCTCTTATCTCCACTGTGATGGGATGAGCTCACATGGAGATATCAATATGAAGACATATacactgaaacattttaatgtacAAGATAGCTTTTCTGCTGCaggcttcaggaaaaaaaaaaaaaaagtttcctggCACTTGGGTTTATATGGTATAGGagtaatggaaaacaaatatcAGAATCTTCAGTCTAGATCAATAACAAGGACAAGCTGCCTTTCAGACATCCAGAACAATTTATTCTTACAGTTTATTAATCATTCCACACTGAGAAAATCAAAGtttgcagaataaaaatatcaaaaacaaaaatgtaaatttgtaaaacaaacaagagtGGCCATGGAGCAAACACGACAATTATCGTGCCCCTTTGGCCACGGCTTCTTCCAGTGGCAGAGTTTTGCTACCAGGCTAGATCCTATTGATTTCCATATAGTCTGTGTGTTGTGTTGACATAGTCTGTGTGTTGTGTTGAAGGATCAAGCCTCAAATACAACCATTTCCCCAGAGGGTCAGCGGGCCCTACCAGGAGGTACAGCTCGGATGAGAGTTACAGTTTTGTGATAAAGTACACATACAGCTCCCATGCTGGAGATCACCTGAGTTCAGACTCTACACAAATGTTAATAGCtagcaaaataaaatcccatCATAGTTTTCCTGCTATTGCTTACAGGTCCCATACCAGCAACGTGTATCTCTTAATTTACAGGGAACAAAGGcaaaatatatagagagaggcCATGAGCCAATCTGGCTAGGGAAAGTAGAATAAAACACCAGGGCAGTGGGAGACAAGACTTGTTATCTGCTTCACTGGATAACCATGTGCATGCTAGAAGCAGATGAAATATTAGCCTTCCCCAGTCAAATGCCAACAGTGGGACAAGCCAGGTCAGCCTACCCACAGTGCTTAACGGAGTTATGTTAACAGTAACTAGAGTGTATTAACCTAATGAAGCACAGGCACTAGTACCACTGCTCGCAGACTTCAGAGCAGCTGACAGGTTTGGAAACCTATCATCTATTGCATACATACAGGTTGTTGTTTGCTCCCATACAAAATAACAGCATAAAGTAGACCATTACATATCTATCTGTGTAAAGATACATATTATGAATTAGTCTTATTCCagcaggaataaaataaaataaaacaacaacaaaacagaaagtatAAATATCAAAGCTATGGAGTAAGAGTAACTCAGGCTTGGATAGTATAAATATCAAGGCTATGATGTATAACTCAACAGGAATACAAACTAGTAAAACAATGACACATTTtatcacaaaacagaaaatcacaCTAACATTCCATGCTGCCTGAACTATAAGGAAAGGATTCATCCAGTTTGGTTTTTGACATATACTGTGTAAGCATCTATAGGTAATCCGGTCAATTTGGGCATCGTTTAGAGTCAATGAAGCAAAACCCATGCCTTAAGCCAGTGAGTCATTTGGcctatgtacatatacatatgtatatatgtgtaaaGCTACGTGCATATGTAGACAAAGCTATATATATacgtgtacatatatatatatatattgcagtacatgtatatataaagcaGTGTatatatgttaatatatttgacataaataaatatatgcatacatatataggCAACGTGGTGAGTCCCTAAAGGACTTGTTCCTTCTCATTGTCTGTTTCAGGCACAGCTGCCTACATTTTGTCAGCTGAATGCCATCCTCCCAGGCAAAACATAGCTAAAAAGAGGCAGAAGACGATTCAAACCTCATAAATTCCCAATAACGTAAGTACATGTCAAGTATTGCATATGCTGAAGTTGTGCTTGAGTCTGTCCTCAGATGCCTTTATGCTATGCTCTTTGGAGCTCTGCAGCTACAAAAAGTGTAGACATATTAATCTGTTGCCACAGTCTGCAGCATCCTTCCCTGATCTGGGTTAAAGTAGGATAGAGATAAggatagggatagggatagggatagggatagggataggataggataggataggataggataggataggatagaagtagagtagagtagagtagagtagagtagagtagagtagagtagagtagagtagagtagaatagaatagaatagaatagaatagaatagaatagaatagaatagaatagaatagaatagaatagaataatcACTAAATACAGCAGGAATGTAATAATGTAGTAACTGTTGTGGAGATAGTTTGCAATAATTGGAAGAGGGGAGCAACGATAAATACGTGTCCATACTGAACCATGAAGGAGTCCAGTAAGGCGCAATCTGGTTCTTCTGTAGCAAGGCATTGATTTCACAAGCTTAGATCTGAATGCTGCAATTCCCTGGGAAGTTATCACCATAGCTGGGAAAAGGCAGGTTTTCTATGGCTTCTTCTATATTTACGGGGAAAAATCATCCAGCACTTTCTGCAGAAGACACCACTTAGGATCTCAATTACCCTTTCTTTTAGGATCATCTATTTCAGCACTTGTTCCACCACAGGGCCAGTGAAATGTAGAACGTTCTTGGTAATTATTCTTCTATCACATTCTCAGAAACCCCACAACGGCCCAGGCAATCTGCACCATGGTTAACCATCTTCACTAACACAAGTTTCAAACCATTGTCTACACTTTCTATGGCTTTATCCTATCATGAACAGGCAAAAAGCACTGCTGGTGGTTACACAGAGTTCCTCCCTCTGCCTTGTAGAGAAAGATGCACATTCAGCAGAGAATCAGAGCCCATTAGTCATTAGTGAAGAACATGAGGAGAAATTGGGATGAGGACTAgcaaagaaagaggagaaaaagagaactcccaagtGTGAAATTGGGACATTTTGGATTAACGAGGCTGGGGAGCCTGTGAGCAGGAGCAGTCTTTATGCATCTCAATGTAGTAACAGAAAGAGCGAGGAGGCCAGACTGAAATAAGACTGAAGTACAAAGTTGTCATGATATGACTGAGAAATCAGGgggatgaaggaagaagaattacgtggtggtggtggcagatGCTCCACCAGACTTCCCACGGATCAGCCAGAGAGAAAAAGGCTGATTGCGTAATCTATCTGAAACCAACATATTTGCATAATTAACCTTAATTTCCTCACGGGATTCATTTTCCACCCGTTATTTGAACTGTCATTCTCAGTTCCACAATGGCTGGGACAAAGCGGTTTTATGCATGCTTTTTGATTTCAAAAGCTCTGATTCCTCCTTTTCTTGTACGAGCATTTAACAGCTGAACCAGACAACCCAAAATCCAGGGTCATTTATTTAATACCACAGAAGGTATTCAGAAATCCAAGCAGTGCAATAATGAGATGGCTGATCTGGCTGATAGCTCTTCCAGTGcgagggatttatttttttttagatttcatATTTTCCTGGTTCCTTCCCACTTACCATCTCTGCTTGGCGAGTCACACAAAGACAGCGGAATGGGTAAGCAGAACAAAAAAGATAGCtgtaaaaacacaaaatcagCACAAAGTCAGCACCTGGAGTTATCTGTAATGCTCCACGGGGATTACTGCAGTTACCCCAACTGGGAAAAACAGAGGATAAGACTGGGAGTGGGTCTTATCCTGTTCTTATGTCCGGAGGCAGCAGTTCCCTCACAGTGCCCCATTGCTTTTCTCCCTGGGGCAAAAAGGATCCAGCCAGAGGGGACCTGGACAACCAGAGAGCAACCACAGCCAAATAACCAGGGGCTGCTGATGCTGCAGTCTCTGGCATAGTTTGCAGtacttctctttcccttcctttatCACACTCCATTATTCCTCCTTATTATAATGTACTCTACGGCTGTCAGCAGACTCCAGCTGGAATCAAGAGCCCTTGTACGAAGTCTTGAGCATGTGCACAGTAAGAGCTGATTTCTATTTTAGCAGCTAATGATTGAATGGGagatggggaagggggagaagaaaatcGTTTCAGACTGATCTAAATGCATCAGTTTAGCTgtaagcaaatattttattttcccatccTCTTTTACTCCTTCGAAAATGTGTAAGAAACacatcatttaaatatttacattttcctccttttctccagtgGAAGTTACTCACTGAATTCAcattacatttcagaggaagaatttgaaaattacttcattttaaaactagatttttggtcaacctattttttttttcttctcttatacAATTTTAGAAACTGCTACATAGAAAGCTGAAGTGCTTAAACAGTCTCTACTCTTTCTTTCCTGACATCTCACCTGATCCATGGACATAGATGTGTCTTGCAGTACATTTATTAGCTCGTATACCAGAGATGGACCTCTTTGATAGAACAGCAAATTGAAAGGCAAAGTAACTGCTCTGGGGGACAGGGTGAGGTCTGAGCCCAATTAATAAAATGGCATACCTGTCACTGGTAGTatcacagaagaggaaaaggatggATGAGCTGAACctacaaagagagagaaattctTGATGTTGCATTGATTTGCTCTTCTGGCAAAAAGCCAGCCTGTtccagcaccacagcagtgATGAGGGCAGAGTCAGGCTAGGTCTGACAGCTTTGCCTCTGCACAGCAAACTTAATAATTGTCAAGTTTGTATTCTGACCATTTATACATGTTTCCAGCCCAGATATTAACATATCTGCCAAGCTGATATCTGCCAAAGGTGGGCATGAAGTGGCTGTATCTCACAGGGAATTCAGCTAGGGTCTTTATTTCATATGAGATTGGAAAGGAAGACTTTCAAGGTGCCAAGCAAGCAATTGGAAACATACTTCAAACAGGGTCTCATTTTCCCAACAAATGGAACCTAAAACTTCCCCAGTGCAAGAAATCCACTGGATTTCTCCCTTATCCTGAAAAGGAAGCTATAAACTTTAGCCAGTATGAGGTATCATCAGGTTTTTGACAAGAGGTTCTATAAGAGTGGTATCTTGATAAATGTTTCTGTGCTGAATGCTGCGGGGAGAACTGAGAAAGGGGAGAATATTCCTTATCTAGCTTTATTAAAGGCATTATATTTTAACAAAGGGGAAAACAACACTTTGGGGGAATACAGTTTTGGTGCACTAATTAGAAAGAATGACTTTGTTCAGGCTTGAATGTGCATTTGCAAGAAACTGGAATTACTATTCAGTTGAATTAAAGGATTAAAGGCCAAAACGGCCTAATTCATCATCAAGagtcatttgtttttcataaaactaatttaaaagCTTCAAATATTTATAATCTCTGACTTTTCAATAGGTTGTGTCCTTTTCTGGGACTGGCACGCTGATGGGTTATTTCCATTGTAGCAAGACATTCCTTCATCCTGATAGCACTACACGAAATTacgaatggaaaaaaaaaaaatgactgtcCTGATGGAGGAGGAAAGGCCAAACAACAGCTGTGACTACCATACCTGAAACACACTGAACTGGATGCTGTTCGAAATCAGACAAATCTAtaaagaaggggagaaaatcCTGGGTTAATACTGAATCAGCAAGTCCAGTGAGACACGTGATTCATTCCTACAGTCAGAGCAGCAACGAGGCAACGATGGCCAAGTTGCTCCCAAGAGGTGCAAAGGGTCTTGCCCAAACATCCCTGTTCCACCGCATAGCCTGCTACAAGTCACAAGGGCTGGTGTTTGTCTCAGCTACCCTTATGCACATGTAGCCTCTGAAATAGTCATCTGGGTTCTGTTACAGTCACTGGGGAGAAGGAACTCTTTCTAGGGTGCAATTCATCTAAAACCTTGAGCAATTTTTACATCTGCTTAGATGTACCTTTTGGAGTACCTTACTGTGAAGAGAGGATAGATGACCTCATCTTCTAGgagcaaggagaaaaaagaaaggcttATTCTCCTATTTTCTTCCCAATATTTGACTATCTGCTCCCAGATTCGTGCTTTCTTTTGCAATATTGCAGTTAGCATGAGAAGATGTAAAGACCAAGCAGGAGGCAGCTGTATCCTCCCAATAGATGTCATCTCCATCAGTATAGGAGTTTTGCAGTCACTAATCTCTCCACCCTGAGCCCCAAGCAGGTTGTTCCTTAGGACCGAAGTGCTGAGTTGGTGGGGTGTGGACCCTCTGTGAACAGGTCAATATCACACCGATGTGATGCCAAAGCAAAAACCTTACCTGGCTCAGTCACGGGTGACAGCCACTCATCCCTAATGCTGCTGTCGTTGGTACATCGCATGTTGAGGGGTGTCCAGATGTTTTTTCCGTTCACCTTCTTGCACGTGCGTGTGCCAGAGATAGGAGGTCGCTTATCATAACCGGCCTGGCATTTGAAATATAATACTTGCCCCAGGGAATAATCGTTGTCCTTTTTTAAAGAGGCATGTGGAACAGTCTTGGGTGTACCACAAAAACCTGGGAAATCACAAGGCAGCACGCAGTTAGACAGATACATCTGACctactgcttttatttctggatCAAAGTGATCTGTGTTTGTACAAAATGTAGTCAAGTAGGGTGCACCAATCCTTCCTAGCTCTCTGTGAGAGTGTAAAGAAGTAATTTACCTACACCTGTTCAGCCAAGATGGTATTATAGCAATTTCTTATTTCTCTCCGACtataaaatataatcaaaaaTTGCTCATCTTCATTCTTATACTGCTTCCATGGAAATCAGTGGGAGAAGTTGTACAATAAGGAGCAGGCTTTGCCTTACCTGAAAGGTTTTCTTGCTTTGGAGGTGCAGGgctctgtgtttttcttgtctCCTGTGTAAAATTTAACTCCACCATGGGAGCATTTGAGAACAAAATTTTCTCATCTGTGAGAGAAGATACATTTTTTGAATTACAACAGGATAAATAGCAGAGCAAAGCCTGAGCACCCAAACTTTTACAGGCAGGATAGACctgttttaagttttaatttCCACAGATAAGCACAAAAGGTCATTTCTTAGAGCAATGCCCTGATGCATCTTACCCTGACAAACTCATTGGAAAAACACCACTGCAAGTGCAGAGAAAGGTCAAGCAATCACTCACCAATGCATTCAAATTCCTTGTAGACCCAAGAAACAGTCCCTGATATATTCTGACACCGAATTCCCAAGTACTGCCCGCTTCTCCTCCTGTAGCCCTCATCACATACATAATACAGCTTGGTATGCACTGGATATGTTTCAGCAGCAACATCAGCAAATTCAGTCATTGGAACAGGTGGGCATTTGCCTGCAAACAGAAAACCCATGAATCAGAGCAGCCTATACATCTACCTTACTCACCATGGCCTTCCAGTATCTTTTTGTGTTATCAATACCAGATCATTGACAGAGCTCAATTAGGTGGCTGGAGCCTAATTCTGCTCCCAGTAAGAGGGCTGAAGTTGCAGAGGTAGAAGAAAGCATTTTCAAGAGGTTCACCTAAGCTGCCTAATGGAAATCTATTCATAATCATCTGTGTGAAATGCAATTCAAGTTGTCACCCCCAGTGAGTTCTGCATTAATGCATTTATACCTGGGAACCTACGGGGCTGTGAGGTTGAATTTGGATAGACAACGCCTCCTGAATGCAGGTTTCCTTAGAAATAGCTCTCCAAGTGCAGAGCTACCTCGTGGGCTGCTGGCAGGTTCAAGGTGAGACAGGACAGCACCTCTGGAGAAGAAACATACCTTGTGGGAGGTTTGAAAGTCACCCACGTGCATGCAGCATGAACAGCCAGGTCTGTCTGCAGCTGTGCCTGGTTGTTCTGGAAGGGAACCTAGGGTCAGCTGAGTCAACATGCAATGTAAATCCagcttcctccctctcctcctcctcctaatGAAGGACAGCTCCCTTGTGGGAGGGCAGAGGGATGAAACTGGGTGTCATGAAGGGAATGTGAGGGCAGCGGAGCTTTGGTTTTGATTGTCTCCACATCAAGGAGATACTCTGATTGTCTGTTGAAACTATTAGTTATTTTAAGTTCATGGCTTTGTGaatttatcatcatcatcatcatcatcatagtTTTAAAGCAATGCTTCCCTTCAAAGCCTTATTCACATTGGAGTTGGCTGCTGCCATTGATTCTATATATATGGATTTGTGTAGGGCACAGAAAATCCCGACCTTGGGAATCTCCATGAAGTAACACAAAACCCACACTTATCTACAATTTTTAGGAAGGAGGCACTGACCCAGTGCCCTTGCATTTTCTTCTAGAGGAGGAAGGATGCTGGAGCCAAgatgtgctgcagcagctgttgGGAGCCTCCAGGCAGCTCAcacctgctccagccccagctgcccaaAGCAGGCTGTTGAGCCCTGTCTTTCTGCACTCAGCAGCTGGGCAGCATGCAACACTACCCACAATTTCTTAATGAAACTGCAGACAGTCATATCgtagagctgctgcctgcatcGGAGCGCGTAGCCCTGAATCTATGGAGTGAAGCTTAATAAGCAAAACTAAGTCATTAAAAGTTGGGATCATCTACAAGCAAACATTGGGAAGGAGATTACACTCTCACAGTTCTGTCTGAGCACACCAGAGAGAAGCTTACTGTTAAATAAGTttgcaaacctaaatataacttGTCCCCAAACAAGGATGTTAAGTgctgtgtcatcagcaaattgcATCTAAATATACTTCTCAATCAGTTGGAAATGAATTTAGATCATTTCAGTGCACTTGAAAAGCCCACAGAAGTTGATCTGCAGACCCAGAAGATGATAAAGACACCACTTAATGATTATTTAAGGCTTAAAGGCtgagaaatttgaaaataaaacatactgGCTGCATTGGGGTGGGCGCTCAGTATCTTCGGGTGCATGACCTGTGGCCCTTTATGCTTATGCATAATAGTAACAGCTATTATGAGTAAAATGTCTTAGTCACTGTGTCTTCACATTTTCTGCAGCCGTAATTAATGCAGCCTTGGCAACCGGCAAGAATGACTGCGAAAGGGCCTTGAATTCCTGCTCGTTGTTCATTTGGCATCTGCCCTTGACTCCCAAAGTGCCTTCTTGAAACAAAGCCATGCTGACAGCAAACCAATCAGTGTTTCCCAGGCCCAGTCCTGCAATGCCCTTTTCTTTCAGAGCCACCCATCATTTTCTCCCTTTGATATTTTCTGcccttttttgcttttcattatcCTGCCACTTGGTAAAAGTCACAAAGTTCGAAGAAGGCCACAATCAAAAGTGTTGTGAGTGGTTTAACAGCCAAGCTGCGTAAGGACTATTTTAATGCCCTTGCATCTTTGTGTTATCAAAGGATTCGCTTCATAAACGACATCAGACTGTGGCTTCGAGTGAAGCTACTGCACCCGAAATAGTTAACCACATGGTTTACCACAGACTGTCAGGGTGATTAAAATTAAAGAGTTATCAGATGAGCAGCAAGTTGAGAGCATGTACTCTCACTTTCCCTGTAAGCTAAATGCATGCTTCCCTCAAGACTTCAAAAGCCTCTTTGAAGCAGATTGCAGATCTGAATCTCAGCACAAGGCACACAGACCTACGACTCTTTAGTCTCTTCTTAAGAAAACCCACAGCATCTAGCCTACTCATCATGAAGGACGACTATTGTTTTAGTCAATGATCAAATGAAGTTGGGGTTCTTCTGAACTTGCAGGCGTCGGATAAGGGTTGTGCAGAAATGGTGCGCAGGTGGCAGGCAGCAAGCAAAGCCCGACTTCCACTCTGGCTGGTGCTTGTGGATCAACGCATACAAGTTGCAGCTGGATCTCATGCAAAACTCCTAGGATCTAGCCTTTTCGTTTCATCCCCACCACTCAAATTCTCGCCTTCTCACTTGTAAACCACTGCAGCATCTTCTTTGGCTTTTGCAAGTACATTCCTGCCTCTCTGATCCAGAAAGCATTTGGAAAGACGAATTTCCTAGGCCTTATCTTGACCATTCTGGACTTCTGGCTTCCCTCTGTTGGCTTCCACTGCTTCACTGTCACATCATATGTTTTGCTTCAATTTTCAAGAGCCTCCTCCTTATCAACAATCACACACTTTCAAACCATTGGCTTCTCTTCTCATGTTAGACCCATGTGTTTGATGCTGAAGTCATCAGCTCTGGGGCTTATTGAAGTACCAGTCCTCACACTGGGAGGAACCTTGAATGAATATGGACATGTCAAGATATCTACTGCCATTATTCCTCTTCGCAGTCTTCAAGTATCCTGTATGTCTTCAAAGgtgcttttctttcagtggcCTTCTACACCTCTTTCAAGAACGGTCAGTGCCCACCATGATGATCAGTATTACTTCTGTACTTTCTTGCCTCATTTTTGGATCCTAAACTTTCTGTGTTTGATAGCTATTGGCATCATGTCT encodes the following:
- the IL2RA gene encoding interleukin-2 receptor subunit alpha-like precursor (The RefSeq protein has 6 substitutions compared to this genomic sequence); translation: MELKCLLMWLLFGSVKGNRAGKCPPVPMTEFADVAAETYPVDTKLYYVCDEGYRRRSGQYLGIRCRNISGAVSWVYKEFECIDEKILFSNAPMVELNFTQETRKTQSPAPPKQENLSGFCGTPKTVPHASLKKDNDYSVGQVLYFKCQAGYDKRPPISGTRTCKKVNGKNIWTPLNMRCTNDSSIRDEWLSPVTEPGSAHPSFSSSMILPVTAIFFVLLTHSAIFV